One stretch of Molothrus aeneus isolate 106 chromosome 2, BPBGC_Maene_1.0, whole genome shotgun sequence DNA includes these proteins:
- the CFAP298 gene encoding cilia- and flagella-associated protein 298 produces the protein MVRLHVKRGGESEFLLEAPGSARLAELAPLVARIHNGRLKVQRLCSEMEELAEHGISLPYNMQGLTEEQIEELKLKDEWAEKCVPSGGSVFRKDEMGRRNGFAPNEKMQQVIKKTIEEAKALISKKQVQASVCVGMETVTDALEQLRGAVTIVYPMGLPPHDPIRMELEDKEDLSGTHAGTELIKESEAQLWWAGKQLEETKLLSDYVGKNEKTTIIVKIQKKGQGAPGREPVLSHEEQKEMMLYYHRKQEELKKLDEEDDDSFLSAEWADSHALKRQFHGVKDIKWGPR, from the exons ATGGTGCGGCTGCACGTCAAGCGCGGCGGCGAGAGCGAGTTCCTGCTGGAGGCGCCGGGCAGCGCCCGCCTGGCCGAGCTGGCGCCGCTGGTCGCCCGCATCCACAACGGGCGGCTGAAGGTGCAGCGCCTGTGCTCAG AGatggaggagctggcagagcatggCATTTCCTTGCCTTACAACATGCAAGGACTGACAGAGGAGCAGATAGAAGAGCTGAAGTTAAAGGATGAGTGGGCAGAGAAGTGTGTCCCAAGCGGTGGGAGCGTCTTCAGGAAGGATGAGATGGGGCGAAGAAATGGATTTG CtccaaatgaaaaaatgcagcaaGTTATAAAGAAGACAATAGAAGAAGCCAAGGCATTAATCTCTAAG AAACAAGTTCAGGCCAGTGTGTGCGTTGGCATGGAGACGGTGACAGacgccctggagcagctccgaGGGGCGGTCACGATCGTGTATCCCATGGGATTGCCCCCACACGATCCCATCAGGATGGAGTTGGAGGATAAAGAAGACTTGTCAGGAACTCAC GCTGGAACTGAACTTATAAAAGAATCCGAAGCACAGTTGTGGTGGGCAGGAAAGCAGTTAGAAGAAACAAAGTTGCTGTCTGACTATGTgggcaaaaatgagaaaacaaccATCATTGTGAAGATCCAGAAG AAAGGGCAGGGAGCCCCGGGGCGGGAGCCTGTGCTGAGCCACgaggagcagaaggagatgATGCTGTACTACCACaggaagcaggaggagctgaag AAACTGGACGAGGAGGACGACGACTCCTTCCTCAGCGCTGAGTGGGCAGACAGCCACGCTCTGAAAAGGCAATTCCACGGGGTCAAAGACATCAAATGGGGTCCCAGATGA